From Gloeocapsopsis sp. IPPAS B-1203, one genomic window encodes:
- the hisD gene encoding histidinol dehydrogenase: MLRIITQQAEVRAELQRICDRTHDDQVVHKEATVREVLQAVKRQGDRALLHYTAEFDHQNLKQEELRVSGSELDAAYQQVSKELLDAIRLACRQIEAFHRQRVPKSWVHFGEDEIVLGKRYTPVDRAGLYVPGGRAAYPSTVLMNAVPAKVAGVPRRVMVTPPGGEKSIHPAVLVAAQEAGIEEIYRVGGAQAIAALAYGTETIPKVNVITGPGNIYVTLAKKLVYGTVGIDSLAGPSEVLVIADETANATYVAADLLAQAEHDPMAAAILLTTDAELAKKVQAEVEQQLENHPRRTLTEKAIAHYGLIVIVDSLEQAAELSNEFAPEHLELEVAEPWELVEKIRHAGAIFLGSSTPEAVGDYLAGPNHTLPTSGAARYASALGVETFLKHSSLIQYSPIALQKVAGAIEVLAKAEGLPSHAASVRLRMQPKGDTWGMEDGDKPS, from the coding sequence ATGCTGCGAATTATTACTCAGCAAGCCGAGGTACGAGCAGAGCTACAACGCATCTGCGATCGCACCCACGATGACCAAGTGGTTCATAAAGAAGCGACGGTGCGGGAGGTGCTTCAAGCGGTGAAGCGCCAAGGCGATCGAGCCTTACTGCACTATACAGCAGAATTTGACCACCAAAACCTGAAACAAGAAGAGTTACGTGTTAGCGGTTCAGAACTAGACGCGGCTTATCAGCAGGTGTCAAAAGAGCTGCTTGACGCCATCAGGCTCGCTTGTCGTCAAATTGAAGCATTTCACCGTCAACGAGTGCCCAAATCGTGGGTTCACTTTGGTGAAGATGAAATTGTCTTGGGCAAACGCTACACGCCTGTAGACAGAGCAGGGTTATACGTACCTGGTGGCAGAGCTGCATATCCAAGCACTGTGTTAATGAACGCGGTGCCTGCTAAAGTAGCTGGAGTACCACGGCGAGTCATGGTAACACCACCAGGGGGGGAAAAATCAATTCACCCAGCAGTGCTAGTTGCCGCACAAGAAGCTGGTATAGAAGAAATTTATCGTGTAGGAGGAGCGCAGGCGATCGCTGCGTTAGCATACGGCACAGAAACAATTCCTAAAGTTAATGTCATTACAGGTCCAGGTAATATATATGTCACCTTGGCAAAAAAACTAGTGTATGGAACTGTAGGTATTGACTCGCTAGCAGGTCCTTCAGAAGTTTTGGTGATTGCTGATGAAACAGCTAATGCGACTTATGTAGCAGCTGACTTGTTAGCTCAAGCTGAGCACGATCCTATGGCTGCAGCTATTTTGCTGACAACAGATGCGGAGTTAGCAAAGAAAGTACAAGCTGAAGTTGAGCAGCAATTAGAAAATCATCCCCGCCGAACTTTAACTGAAAAAGCGATCGCGCATTATGGTTTAATTGTGATTGTAGATTCACTAGAGCAAGCAGCTGAACTCTCAAATGAGTTTGCGCCAGAACACTTAGAGCTAGAGGTCGCAGAACCTTGGGAATTGGTAGAGAAAATTCGTCATGCAGGGGCAATTTTCTTAGGTTCCTCAACACCGGAAGCTGTGGGAGATTATTTAGCAGGACCTAACCATACGCTACCAACTTCGGGAGCCGCTCGCTATGCGTCTGCTTTGGGTGTAGAAACTTTTCTAAAACACTCAAGCCTGATTCAGTATTCTCCAATCGCCCTTCAAAAAGTTGCCGGTGCAATTGAAGTTCTTGCCAAAGCTGAAGGATTACCCTCTCATGCTGCATCAGTACGGTTGAGAATGCAGCCTAAAGGTGATACATGGGGAATGGAAGACGGGGATAAGCCATCTTAA
- the rpsT gene encoding 30S ribosomal protein S20 codes for MANTKSAIKRIKIAERNRLRNKAYKSAVKTLMKKYLTAVDTYAADPTPEAKQEVLSRMAAAYSKIDKAVKRGVLHPNNGARKKSRLVKRLKQHEQAEATGN; via the coding sequence GTGGCGAATACAAAATCTGCTATCAAGCGTATCAAAATTGCAGAACGGAACCGACTGCGTAACAAAGCTTACAAATCGGCAGTCAAAACTTTAATGAAAAAATACTTGACTGCTGTAGATACTTATGCTGCTGATCCTACACCAGAAGCAAAGCAAGAAGTCCTTTCGCGGATGGCAGCAGCATACAGCAAAATTGACAAAGCTGTAAAACGCGGTGTCCTACACCCAAACAATGGAGCTAGAAAAAAATCACGTCTAGTCAAGCGACTCAAACAGCACGAGCAAGCAGAAGCAACCGGCAACTAA
- a CDS encoding TatD family hydrolase → MQLIDSHVHLNFDVFEPDLPAVRSRWQEAGVVRLVHSCVEPAEFASIQLLATKIPELSFAVGLHPLDADKWLANTAEQIVSFARSDNKVVAIGEIGLDFYKAENQTKQKNVFVAQLKIARELDLPVIIHCRDAANIMRDVIHDFQQQHGQVKGVMHCWTGNAEETEWFLDLGFYVSFSGIVTFKNAKQIQESAKMVWSDRLLIETDCPFLSPVPKRSQKRNEPAFVRYVAETLATLRDVTTEDIAALTTTNACKLFGLSV, encoded by the coding sequence ATGCAACTCATAGATTCCCACGTTCATCTCAACTTTGATGTGTTTGAACCGGACTTGCCAGCCGTACGATCGCGCTGGCAAGAAGCTGGCGTTGTTCGCTTGGTACACTCCTGCGTAGAACCAGCAGAATTTGCTAGTATTCAGTTACTAGCAACAAAAATCCCTGAACTGAGTTTTGCAGTCGGCTTACATCCGCTAGATGCAGACAAATGGTTAGCAAACACTGCTGAACAAATCGTTTCATTTGCTCGCTCAGACAATAAAGTAGTGGCAATAGGAGAGATTGGGCTGGATTTCTACAAAGCAGAGAACCAAACAAAGCAAAAAAATGTATTTGTTGCACAACTTAAGATCGCACGCGAACTTGACTTACCAGTGATTATCCATTGCCGAGACGCGGCTAACATCATGCGCGATGTCATTCATGATTTTCAGCAGCAGCACGGTCAAGTCAAAGGAGTCATGCATTGTTGGACAGGAAATGCAGAAGAAACAGAGTGGTTTCTTGATTTGGGGTTTTATGTAAGTTTCAGCGGTATAGTGACATTCAAAAATGCCAAGCAAATTCAAGAGTCGGCAAAAATGGTTTGGAGCGATCGCCTGTTAATTGAGACTGACTGCCCATTTTTATCTCCGGTTCCCAAAAGAAGTCAAAAACGCAATGAGCCTGCTTTTGTACGCTATGTAGCCGAAACACTAGCCACTCTCCGCGATGTGACTACAGAGGATATTGCCGCACTAACCACAACTAATGCATGCAAGCTCTTCGGGCTTTCAGTATAA